A single region of the Solwaraspora sp. WMMD791 genome encodes:
- a CDS encoding trypsin-like peptidase domain-containing protein — protein MSEHETTPPAEPSDKAQPPASPWQAPAAGQPGSTAAGATAGAAAGAAERQSSDWTPTNQPYAGQQSQPAAAGPAAQPTAGQPTGPAPAANQQAADAADHPVTAPPATVPPPATGQATPSAGQPPAAGPYAPGYAQVSYGQQWSQSHPYAGHGYGQAGHTIWTPPPGAAAQAAADGRRPRRIGRIVAGAAVVLALMLGSGVVGGAAVVAFDGSSSSPTVRTSGNGEAAPVVDRSSLAEIADAVQDSVVSISTGSGEGSGVVLNTEGFILTNNHVVESAQGGAVEVYFADGSSTQGRVIGTDARTDLAVIQVEETDGLSPATFGDSSSMRVGDTVLALGSPLGLQGSVTAGIISAQDRTIQVGGSQQQNPFGGGGGQVTSMSGLLQTDAPINPGNSGGALVNTNGEVIGINTAIATSGQGEGNIGVGFAIPSNKAKDVAEALMAGEEVSHPYLGVNVTVADGGGAMIAAVEEGSPADRAGIAQGDIVTRVGDTPVNDADDLVSAVQAGAVGDQVEITYRRDGAEQTVTATLAEAP, from the coding sequence ATGAGCGAGCACGAGACCACGCCGCCGGCGGAGCCGTCGGACAAGGCTCAACCGCCGGCCAGCCCCTGGCAGGCCCCCGCCGCCGGGCAGCCCGGTAGCACCGCCGCCGGCGCTACCGCCGGTGCCGCAGCGGGTGCCGCCGAGCGGCAGTCCAGCGACTGGACGCCCACCAACCAGCCGTACGCCGGCCAGCAGTCCCAGCCGGCCGCCGCCGGCCCGGCGGCTCAGCCAACCGCCGGCCAGCCGACCGGCCCAGCGCCGGCAGCCAACCAGCAGGCGGCCGACGCCGCCGACCACCCGGTCACCGCGCCGCCGGCCACCGTACCGCCGCCGGCCACCGGGCAGGCGACGCCGTCGGCCGGCCAACCGCCGGCCGCCGGACCCTACGCCCCCGGGTACGCCCAGGTCTCCTACGGGCAGCAGTGGAGCCAGAGCCACCCGTACGCCGGCCACGGCTACGGACAGGCAGGGCACACCATCTGGACACCACCGCCCGGCGCGGCCGCGCAGGCCGCCGCCGACGGCCGCCGACCCCGCCGGATCGGCCGGATCGTCGCCGGCGCGGCGGTCGTCCTCGCGCTGATGCTCGGCTCCGGCGTCGTCGGTGGGGCAGCGGTCGTGGCCTTCGACGGTAGTTCGTCGTCGCCGACGGTCCGCACCAGCGGCAACGGCGAAGCGGCACCGGTGGTCGACCGGTCGTCGCTCGCCGAGATCGCCGACGCGGTCCAGGACAGCGTCGTGTCGATCTCCACCGGATCGGGCGAAGGCTCGGGCGTGGTGCTGAACACCGAGGGTTTCATCCTCACCAACAACCACGTGGTCGAGTCCGCCCAGGGTGGGGCGGTCGAGGTCTACTTCGCCGACGGCAGCTCCACGCAGGGCCGGGTGATCGGCACCGACGCGCGGACCGACCTGGCGGTGATCCAGGTCGAGGAGACCGACGGGCTGTCCCCGGCGACGTTCGGCGACAGCAGCAGCATGCGGGTCGGCGACACGGTGCTCGCCCTGGGCAGCCCGCTCGGGCTGCAGGGTTCGGTGACCGCCGGCATCATCAGCGCACAGGACCGCACCATCCAGGTCGGCGGCAGCCAGCAGCAGAACCCGTTCGGCGGTGGCGGCGGGCAGGTCACCTCGATGTCCGGCCTGCTGCAGACCGACGCCCCGATCAACCCGGGCAACTCCGGCGGCGCGCTGGTCAACACCAACGGCGAGGTGATCGGCATCAACACCGCGATCGCCACCTCCGGTCAGGGCGAGGGCAACATCGGGGTCGGTTTCGCGATCCCCAGCAACAAGGCCAAGGACGTCGCCGAGGCACTGATGGCCGGCGAAGAGGTCAGCCACCCGTACCTCGGGGTGAACGTGACCGTCGCCGACGGCGGCGGCGCGATGATCGCGGCGGTCGAGGAGGGCAGCCCGGCGGACCGCGCCGGCATCGCCCAGGGCGACATCGTCACCCGGGTCGGTGACACGCCCGTCAACGACGCCGACGACCTGGTCTCGGCGGTGCAGGCCGGCGCGGTCGGCGACCAGGTCGAGATCACCTACCGGCGCGACGGCGCGGAGCAGACCGTGACGGCGACCCTGGCCGAGGCGCCCTGA
- a CDS encoding MMPL family transporter yields MASLLYRLGHASFRRRWLTLAGWTLVLTLLGVGAANLSGPTSDEVSIPGTESWRAMEVLAEEFDTGLTGTSTKVVFTAPEGATMADPAQVAAVSGVVDALRSAPQVAAVDDPYTAGAVSPDGTTAYATVTYPVPATEVTAESREALRDAGDTARDAGLGVEYSGDVVAETESSEAAEVIGLVVAALVLLITFGSLRAAGLPLLTAVIGVATGLLGISIATGFTELSSNVSALATMLGLAVGIDYALFIVTRYRQELTAGRDGADAAGRAVGTAGSAVVFAGLTVVIALAALTVVGVPFLAAMGVAAAGTVTVAVVVSLSLVPALLGVAGRKVLPRSRRTVAATPADVTDAAAADAADGGWRPARTPFGQRWARGVVRYRVPVLIGSVAVAAVISVPALDLRMTLPSDGAAPPESTQRKAYDQLAGAFGAGINGPLLIVVEADAGTAAAAGEQARRLAADLPDVVLATAPTVNPAGDVATVTVVPRTGPTSAQTRELVEEIRAGRDGFSAATGGATLAVTGWSAIDVDVTKKINDALLRYLAVVVGCALLLLMVVFRSIVVPIKATAGFLLSVAAAFGALVFTFQQGNLAGLLGIESPGPIVSFAPIFLVGILFGLAMDYEVFLVTRIREEFVHGGTPDGAIVSGMAHSVRVVTAAALIMAAVFAGFVLADDIVIASVGFALAFGIVVDAFLVRMTIGPAVMSLLGRSVWWLPGWLDRLLPDVDVEGARLARRLATAAPEPASRLLTTTDA; encoded by the coding sequence ATGGCATCGCTTCTCTACCGCCTCGGCCATGCCTCGTTCCGGCGACGGTGGCTGACCCTGGCCGGCTGGACACTCGTGCTGACCCTGCTCGGCGTCGGCGCGGCCAACCTGTCCGGGCCCACCAGTGACGAGGTGTCGATCCCCGGGACGGAGTCGTGGCGGGCGATGGAGGTGCTCGCCGAGGAGTTCGACACCGGCCTGACCGGCACCTCGACGAAGGTGGTGTTCACCGCCCCCGAGGGTGCCACGATGGCCGATCCGGCCCAGGTCGCCGCCGTCTCCGGCGTGGTCGACGCGCTGCGGTCGGCACCCCAGGTCGCGGCGGTCGACGATCCCTACACGGCCGGGGCCGTCTCGCCCGACGGGACGACCGCCTACGCCACCGTCACCTACCCGGTGCCCGCCACCGAGGTGACCGCCGAATCCCGGGAGGCGTTGCGCGACGCTGGAGACACCGCACGCGACGCCGGCCTCGGCGTCGAATACTCCGGTGACGTCGTCGCGGAGACCGAATCCTCCGAAGCCGCCGAGGTCATCGGTCTGGTCGTGGCCGCCTTGGTCCTGCTGATCACCTTCGGCTCGCTGCGGGCCGCCGGCCTGCCCCTGCTGACCGCGGTCATCGGGGTGGCCACGGGTCTGCTCGGCATCAGCATCGCCACCGGTTTCACCGAGTTGTCGTCGAACGTCTCCGCGCTGGCCACCATGCTCGGTCTGGCCGTCGGCATCGACTACGCGCTGTTCATCGTGACCCGCTACCGGCAGGAACTCACCGCCGGCCGCGACGGTGCGGACGCCGCCGGCCGGGCCGTGGGGACCGCCGGATCCGCCGTCGTCTTCGCCGGGCTCACCGTCGTCATCGCCCTGGCCGCGCTCACCGTGGTCGGCGTCCCGTTCCTGGCCGCCATGGGCGTCGCCGCCGCCGGCACCGTCACCGTGGCCGTCGTCGTCAGCCTGTCGCTGGTGCCGGCCCTGCTCGGCGTCGCCGGCCGCAAGGTCCTGCCCCGGTCCCGGCGCACCGTCGCCGCCACACCGGCCGATGTCACCGACGCGGCGGCAGCTGACGCGGCCGACGGTGGGTGGCGCCCCGCCCGGACGCCGTTCGGGCAGCGCTGGGCCCGAGGCGTGGTCCGGTACCGCGTACCGGTGCTGATCGGGTCGGTCGCCGTCGCCGCCGTCATCTCGGTCCCCGCGCTCGACCTGCGGATGACCTTGCCCAGCGACGGTGCCGCCCCGCCGGAGTCCACCCAGCGCAAGGCGTACGACCAGCTCGCCGGGGCGTTCGGCGCCGGCATCAACGGCCCGCTGCTCATCGTGGTCGAGGCCGATGCCGGTACGGCCGCAGCCGCCGGTGAGCAGGCCCGTCGCCTCGCCGCCGACCTGCCGGACGTGGTGCTGGCCACGGCACCCACCGTCAACCCCGCCGGGGACGTCGCCACCGTCACGGTCGTCCCCCGCACCGGGCCCACCAGCGCGCAGACCAGAGAACTCGTCGAGGAGATCCGCGCGGGTCGGGACGGATTCAGCGCGGCCACCGGCGGCGCGACCCTGGCCGTCACCGGCTGGTCCGCGATCGACGTCGACGTGACGAAGAAGATCAACGATGCGCTGCTGCGCTACCTGGCGGTCGTGGTGGGCTGTGCGCTCCTGCTGCTGATGGTGGTGTTCCGCAGCATCGTGGTGCCGATCAAGGCGACGGCGGGTTTCCTGCTGTCGGTCGCGGCCGCGTTCGGCGCCCTGGTCTTCACGTTCCAACAGGGCAATCTCGCCGGCCTGCTGGGCATCGAGTCACCCGGCCCGATCGTCAGCTTCGCCCCGATCTTCCTGGTCGGAATCCTGTTCGGCCTGGCCATGGACTACGAGGTCTTCCTGGTCACCCGGATCCGAGAGGAGTTCGTCCACGGCGGCACCCCGGACGGGGCGATCGTCTCCGGGATGGCGCACAGCGTCCGCGTCGTCACCGCCGCGGCGCTGATCATGGCGGCGGTCTTCGCCGGCTTCGTCCTCGCCGACGACATCGTCATCGCCTCGGTCGGCTTCGCCCTCGCGTTCGGCATCGTCGTCGACGCCTTCCTGGTCCGGATGACGATCGGGCCGGCGGTGATGTCCCTGCTCGGCAGGTCCGTGTGGTGGCTGCCGGGATGGCTCGACCGGCTGCTGCCCGACGTCGACGTCGAGGGTGCCCGGCTCGCCCGGCGACTCGCCACGGCCGCACCCGAGCCGGCCAGCCGTCTGCTGACCACCACCGACGCCTGA
- a CDS encoding sensor histidine kinase: MYARGRQRAARYLDRYRGPLGDVVLAAFGVGVVLRLGTTPVHIGTALLAVACAVLILLRRWRPVPVLLAGTAVFMLTTALGRPPDGMFIVAGVLAYSTALYGERRRPWFHAGLVWGALMVTGTVVYGTGWWNTEQFTTFAIVFGGAAAGDAVRMRRAYIAEVTERARQAEATREEEARRRVMDERLRIARELHDVVAHHIAVISVHAGAAGHALRDDPERVWPVLGHIRSAADTVLTELKSVISVLRDPDETRSAEPAPGVDRLPDLLAGLASVGFAVHHRQYGTPRPLPAVVSLAAYRIVQEALTNAHRHGDGSASLDVEYTADTVRIEVVNRVVWSGSRRPGSGFGLIGMRERAAAAHGTITTGPVAGGGFRVYAELPTDDRAVDRLHPPVDPAGVAVGPAAEVAVGPAAEVSAGPAAEVSAGPAAVADSRRGENVT; encoded by the coding sequence GTGTACGCACGCGGCCGACAGCGAGCAGCCCGGTACCTCGACCGATACCGGGGCCCGCTGGGCGACGTGGTGCTGGCCGCGTTCGGGGTCGGGGTCGTCCTGCGGCTGGGCACCACCCCGGTGCACATCGGGACGGCGCTGCTGGCGGTGGCGTGTGCCGTCCTGATCCTGCTGCGCCGCTGGCGCCCCGTACCGGTGCTGCTGGCCGGCACGGCCGTGTTCATGCTGACCACCGCGCTGGGCCGGCCGCCGGACGGGATGTTCATCGTCGCCGGCGTCCTGGCCTACTCCACGGCCCTGTACGGCGAACGCCGCCGGCCCTGGTTCCACGCCGGCCTGGTCTGGGGCGCGTTGATGGTCACCGGCACGGTGGTGTATGGCACCGGCTGGTGGAACACCGAGCAGTTCACGACGTTCGCGATCGTCTTCGGCGGCGCCGCGGCCGGCGACGCGGTCCGGATGCGCCGGGCGTACATCGCCGAGGTGACCGAGCGGGCCCGGCAGGCGGAGGCGACCCGCGAGGAGGAGGCCCGCCGCCGGGTGATGGACGAGCGGCTGCGCATCGCCCGCGAGCTGCACGACGTCGTCGCCCACCACATCGCGGTGATCAGCGTCCACGCCGGTGCCGCCGGCCACGCGTTGCGCGACGATCCGGAGCGGGTGTGGCCGGTGCTGGGGCACATCCGGAGCGCCGCCGACACGGTGTTGACGGAGCTCAAGTCGGTGATCAGCGTGCTGCGCGACCCGGACGAGACCCGTAGCGCCGAGCCGGCGCCGGGGGTCGACAGACTGCCGGACCTGCTGGCCGGCCTGGCCTCGGTGGGATTCGCGGTACACCACCGGCAGTACGGCACGCCCCGGCCGTTGCCGGCGGTGGTGAGCCTGGCCGCGTACCGGATCGTGCAGGAGGCCCTGACCAATGCCCATCGGCACGGCGACGGCAGCGCCAGTCTGGACGTGGAGTACACGGCCGACACGGTGCGCATCGAGGTGGTCAACCGGGTCGTGTGGTCCGGCAGCCGTCGGCCCGGTTCCGGGTTCGGGCTGATCGGCATGCGGGAGCGGGCCGCCGCCGCGCACGGCACGATCACGACCGGACCCGTCGCCGGTGGCGGGTTCCGGGTGTACGCCGAACTGCCCACCGACGACCGGGCGGTCGACCGCCTCCACCCGCCGGTCGACCCGGCCGGGGTGGCCGTCGGTCCGGCCGCCGAGGTGGCCGTCGGTCCGGCCGCCGAGGTGTCCGCCGGTCCGGCCGCCGAGGTGTCCGCCGGTCCGGCCGCTGTCGCGGACAGCCGCCGTGGAGAGAATGTCACGTGA
- a CDS encoding ATP-binding protein, whose translation MMGWLRGVPLRVKLVAAVLSLVFTALLVISVSTAVFLRSHLIDQIDAELRDYVTDLRTKIGNVQDLPYWQQPETLEVQPPSDYLVIVTDSNGLASSPWYDIDRLDHSDLPRWPAELAGFEQLRGEPFTTHARDGSPRWRMLYASLPTGQVIAIGQSLADVDKAVGRLVWIDTMVGCGVLVLLALAGAAIVRTNLKPLVEIEQTASAIAAGDLTRRVPDPEPGAQVPQTELGRLSRTLNAMLTQIEAAFTARANSEWAARMAESAAREAAVAAQYSEARARRSEERMRQFVADASHELRTPLTTIRGFAELYRQGAAAASPQDAARLVRRIEDEAARMGLLVEDLLLLARLDRERPLDLAPVELSVLASDAVQAARVVDPQRRVELDIGPGAGTLVVFGDDARLRQVIGNLMANAINHTPADATVTLRLRAEEPGFATVEVADDGPGLTPEQSERVFERFYRADAARTRSAERPSGTGLGLAIVAALVAAHSGTVEVESTPGEGATFRVRLPLATGGLIDDDES comes from the coding sequence ATGATGGGCTGGCTGCGCGGCGTACCGCTGCGGGTCAAGCTGGTCGCGGCCGTGCTCAGCCTGGTCTTCACGGCCCTGCTGGTGATCAGCGTCAGCACCGCGGTCTTCCTGCGCAGCCACCTCATCGACCAGATCGACGCGGAGCTGCGCGACTACGTGACGGACCTGCGCACCAAGATTGGCAACGTGCAGGATCTGCCGTACTGGCAGCAGCCGGAGACGCTCGAGGTCCAGCCGCCGAGCGACTACCTGGTCATCGTGACCGACAGCAACGGGCTGGCCAGCAGTCCGTGGTACGACATCGACCGGCTGGACCACAGTGATCTGCCGCGCTGGCCCGCCGAGCTGGCCGGCTTCGAACAGTTGCGGGGGGAGCCGTTCACCACCCACGCCCGCGACGGCTCGCCCCGGTGGCGGATGCTGTACGCGTCGCTGCCCACCGGTCAGGTCATCGCGATCGGGCAGTCGCTGGCCGACGTGGACAAGGCCGTCGGTCGGCTGGTCTGGATCGACACCATGGTCGGGTGCGGGGTGCTGGTCCTGCTGGCGCTGGCCGGCGCGGCGATCGTGCGGACCAATCTGAAACCGTTGGTGGAGATCGAGCAGACCGCGTCGGCGATCGCGGCCGGGGACCTGACCCGGCGGGTACCCGACCCGGAGCCGGGCGCGCAGGTGCCGCAGACCGAGCTGGGTCGGCTGTCGCGCACCCTCAACGCCATGCTGACCCAGATCGAGGCGGCGTTCACCGCGCGGGCCAACTCCGAGTGGGCGGCCCGGATGGCCGAGTCGGCCGCGCGGGAGGCGGCGGTGGCCGCGCAGTACTCCGAGGCCCGGGCGCGCCGCTCGGAGGAACGGATGCGGCAGTTCGTCGCCGACGCCTCGCACGAGCTGCGGACCCCGCTGACCACCATCCGCGGCTTCGCCGAGCTGTACCGGCAGGGCGCGGCCGCCGCCTCGCCGCAGGACGCGGCCCGGCTGGTCCGTCGGATCGAGGACGAGGCGGCCCGGATGGGACTGCTGGTCGAGGATCTGCTGCTGCTGGCCCGGCTGGACCGGGAGCGGCCACTCGACCTGGCCCCGGTCGAGCTGTCCGTGCTGGCCAGCGACGCCGTCCAGGCCGCACGGGTGGTGGACCCGCAGCGCCGGGTCGAGCTCGACATCGGGCCGGGCGCCGGCACGCTGGTGGTCTTCGGTGACGACGCCCGGCTGCGGCAGGTGATCGGCAACCTGATGGCCAACGCGATCAACCACACCCCGGCCGACGCCACGGTCACCCTGCGGCTGCGGGCCGAGGAGCCCGGCTTCGCCACCGTCGAGGTGGCCGACGACGGTCCCGGGCTCACCCCGGAGCAGTCCGAGCGGGTGTTCGAGCGGTTCTACCGGGCCGACGCCGCCCGGACCCGCAGCGCGGAGCGGCCGTCCGGCACCGGCCTCGGGCTGGCGATCGTGGCCGCCCTGGTGGCCGCGCATTCCGGCACCGTCGAGGTGGAGAGCACCCCGGGCGAGGGTGCCACCTTCCGGGTACGGCTACCGTTGGCGACCGGAGGACTGATCGACGATGACGAATCCTGA
- a CDS encoding lysophospholipid acyltransferase family protein, which translates to MTGPGTFWRPRSGCGHGCLPPPQSVPAAGMSLRAARLAGVLAMLAVGGALLLWLPVSPRRWRPAVGNWWARGLLRALGVRLRLVGSRPRTAALLAVNHVSWLDTLAILAVSPARMLAKVEVRRWPVIGALARAGGTLFIDRERPRTLPDTVAAVGAVLRSGGQVAVFPQATTTCGTTGLASITGRPATGGRCSAGTASPMPFRPALFQAALDAGVPVVPVGLTYHLVGAAGPAADDPVPTSVAAFIGDEALWPSVRRVLGLRGLAVTVDVAAPVPPQRAPHRRTLARLSDRVGRPDRAALDLAG; encoded by the coding sequence GTGACCGGCCCGGGTACGTTCTGGCGGCCCCGCTCCGGGTGCGGCCACGGCTGCCTGCCGCCGCCGCAATCCGTACCCGCCGCCGGGATGTCGTTGCGGGCCGCCCGGCTGGCAGGGGTCCTCGCCATGCTCGCCGTCGGCGGTGCCCTGCTGCTGTGGCTGCCGGTGTCGCCCCGGCGGTGGCGGCCGGCCGTCGGCAACTGGTGGGCCCGGGGCCTGCTGCGGGCGCTCGGCGTCCGGCTGCGGCTGGTCGGCAGCCGGCCCCGTACGGCGGCGTTGCTGGCCGTCAACCACGTCTCCTGGTTGGACACCCTGGCCATCCTCGCGGTGTCCCCGGCCCGGATGCTGGCCAAGGTCGAGGTCCGGCGGTGGCCGGTCATCGGCGCACTGGCCCGCGCCGGCGGGACCCTGTTCATCGACCGGGAGCGCCCCCGGACGCTGCCGGACACCGTCGCCGCCGTTGGTGCCGTGCTGCGCTCCGGCGGGCAGGTCGCGGTCTTCCCGCAGGCCACCACGACCTGCGGGACCACCGGCCTGGCGTCGATCACCGGCCGGCCCGCGACCGGCGGCCGGTGCAGCGCCGGTACGGCGTCGCCGATGCCGTTCCGGCCGGCGCTGTTCCAGGCGGCACTCGACGCGGGGGTGCCGGTGGTGCCGGTCGGGTTGACGTACCACCTGGTCGGTGCGGCCGGGCCGGCCGCCGACGACCCGGTGCCGACCAGCGTGGCGGCGTTCATCGGCGACGAGGCGCTGTGGCCGTCGGTCCGGCGGGTGCTGGGGCTGCGCGGCCTGGCTGTCACCGTCGACGTGGCCGCGCCGGTGCCGCCGCAGCGGGCACCGCACCGGCGTACCCTTGCCCGGTTGTCCGACCGCGTCGGCCGACCGGACCGCGCGGCCCTGGACCTGGCCGGCTGA
- a CDS encoding GNAT family N-acyltransferase, translating into MSTATAPVATSEYTVSLAEDAEQVAAAQRLRHQVFTAEFGAGSVGTHPDRDVDEFDDHCDHLVVRHTRTGAVVGTYRLLPPDRARRLGRRYADAEFDTRPLRLLDDHLVEAGRSCVHPDHRGGAVINLIWSGIARYLRSRNLRWLGGCASVPLADGGLAAHAVWREVRGTHLSPPLLRVRPRRPWLAEAEPTAVRVTGPAGVAAALPPAPARGPRTVMPPLLRGYLRLGAWVCGEPAYDPAFGVADLYVLLSLDRMDPRYLRHFLESR; encoded by the coding sequence TTGTCGACTGCCACCGCACCCGTCGCCACCAGCGAATACACCGTTTCCCTCGCCGAGGACGCCGAACAGGTCGCCGCCGCGCAACGACTGCGGCACCAGGTGTTCACCGCCGAGTTCGGTGCCGGGTCGGTCGGCACGCACCCCGACCGTGACGTCGACGAGTTCGACGACCACTGTGACCACCTCGTCGTGCGGCACACCCGTACCGGGGCGGTGGTCGGCACGTACCGGCTGTTGCCGCCGGACCGGGCCCGGCGGCTCGGCCGCCGCTACGCCGACGCCGAGTTCGACACCCGACCGCTGCGGCTGCTCGACGACCATCTGGTCGAGGCCGGTCGATCCTGCGTACACCCCGATCACCGGGGCGGCGCCGTGATCAACCTGATCTGGTCCGGGATCGCCCGTTACCTGCGGTCGCGCAACCTGCGCTGGCTGGGTGGCTGCGCCTCGGTGCCGCTGGCCGACGGCGGCCTGGCCGCGCACGCCGTCTGGCGGGAGGTCCGCGGCACCCATCTCAGCCCGCCGTTGCTGCGGGTACGGCCGCGTCGACCCTGGCTCGCCGAAGCCGAACCCACGGCGGTACGGGTGACGGGCCCGGCCGGCGTCGCGGCGGCGCTGCCCCCGGCACCGGCCCGGGGACCCCGTACCGTCATGCCGCCGCTGCTGCGCGGCTACCTGCGTCTGGGGGCCTGGGTCTGCGGCGAACCGGCCTACGACCCGGCGTTCGGCGTCGCCGACCTGTACGTGCTGCTGTCGCTGGACCGGATGGACCCCCGCTACCTTCGGCACTTCCTGGAGTCACGGTGA
- a CDS encoding response regulator transcription factor — MTIRVLLADDQALIRAGFKMIIDSAPDLEVVGEAADGMAAVELCHRSRVDVVLMDIRMPHLDGIEATRRIGADERLAGVRVLVLTTFDDDDNVIYALQAGASGFLGKNVAPADLVDAVRVVAAGEALLSPRATRGLVSRLLHHIGPSVRHPPELALVTEREREVLLLVAHGLSNHDIAERLYLSPLTVKTHINRTMTKLNARDRAQLVVFAYQHRLVRPGDPLPER; from the coding sequence GTGACCATCCGGGTTCTCCTCGCTGACGATCAGGCCCTCATCCGCGCCGGTTTCAAGATGATCATCGACTCCGCACCCGACCTGGAGGTCGTCGGCGAAGCCGCCGACGGGATGGCCGCCGTCGAGCTGTGCCACCGCAGTCGGGTCGACGTCGTCCTGATGGACATCCGGATGCCGCACCTGGACGGGATCGAGGCGACCCGCCGCATCGGCGCCGACGAGCGTCTCGCCGGGGTGCGGGTGCTGGTGCTGACCACGTTCGACGACGACGACAACGTCATCTACGCGCTCCAGGCCGGGGCGAGCGGCTTCCTGGGCAAGAACGTCGCGCCCGCCGACCTGGTCGACGCCGTCCGGGTGGTCGCCGCCGGGGAGGCACTGCTGTCGCCCCGGGCCACCCGGGGCCTGGTCAGTCGGCTGCTGCACCACATCGGGCCGTCGGTGCGGCACCCTCCGGAGCTTGCCCTGGTCACCGAGCGGGAGCGGGAGGTCCTGCTGCTGGTCGCGCACGGTCTGTCGAACCACGACATCGCCGAGCGGCTCTACCTGTCGCCGCTGACGGTCAAGACCCACATCAACCGGACGATGACCAAGTTGAACGCGCGGGACCGGGCGCAACTGGTGGTCTTCGCGTACCAGCACCGTCTGGTCCGGCCGGGCGACCCGCTGCCCGAACGCTGA
- a CDS encoding response regulator transcription factor — MSAPQTEAKLLVVEDDPNILELLSASLRFAGFDVTTATSGSAALNAARERRPDLVVLDVMLPDLDGFEVIRMMREAGTRTPVVFLTARDATDDKIRGLTLGGDDYVTKPFSLEELTARIRAVLRRTSSGNQATSRLTFADLELDEETHEVHRAGNRVQLSPTEFKLLRYLMLNANRVLSKAQILDHVWNYDFRGDDNIVESYISYLRRKVDNTQPRLIHTLRGVGYVLRKPAA, encoded by the coding sequence ATGAGCGCACCGCAGACCGAGGCGAAACTGCTCGTCGTCGAGGACGACCCGAACATCCTCGAGCTGCTCTCCGCCAGTCTGCGGTTCGCCGGGTTCGACGTCACCACGGCGACCAGCGGCAGCGCGGCGCTCAACGCCGCCCGCGAGCGCCGGCCCGACCTGGTGGTGCTCGACGTGATGCTGCCCGACCTCGACGGCTTCGAGGTCATCCGGATGATGCGTGAGGCCGGTACGCGGACCCCGGTGGTCTTCCTCACCGCCCGCGACGCCACCGACGACAAGATCCGTGGGCTGACCCTGGGCGGCGACGACTACGTCACCAAGCCGTTCTCGTTGGAGGAGCTGACCGCCCGGATCCGGGCGGTGCTGCGGCGCACCAGCAGCGGCAACCAGGCGACGTCCCGGCTGACCTTCGCCGACCTGGAGCTCGACGAGGAGACCCACGAGGTGCACCGGGCCGGCAACCGGGTGCAGCTGTCGCCGACCGAGTTCAAGCTGCTGCGGTACCTGATGCTCAACGCCAACCGGGTGCTGTCCAAGGCGCAGATCCTCGACCACGTGTGGAACTACGACTTCCGGGGCGACGACAACATCGTCGAGTCCTACATCTCCTATCTGCGCCGCAAGGTCGACAACACCCAGCCACGGCTGATCCACACGCTGCGCGGCGTCGGCTACGTCCTGCGTAAACCGGCGGCGTGA
- a CDS encoding SRPBCC family protein — protein sequence MRTETFTDRFVVAAAADRVHAHLAEPTNHIGLSPLIVAVRDITAETDDAGRAVLRFVAVERFRIVGPLRYDNILHVRQTVTEPGRQLVMEVRSPARVSVRFVLDVAPVDTGSLVTVTVSLRMPTLLRSYVVRTARRVQMFRARALTERMSG from the coding sequence ATGCGTACCGAGACCTTCACCGACCGGTTCGTGGTCGCGGCGGCAGCCGACCGGGTCCACGCCCACCTGGCCGAGCCGACCAACCACATCGGGCTGTCCCCGCTGATCGTCGCGGTCCGCGACATCACGGCCGAGACCGACGACGCCGGGCGCGCGGTCCTGCGCTTCGTCGCGGTGGAACGGTTCCGCATCGTCGGTCCACTGCGTTACGACAACATTCTTCACGTACGGCAGACCGTCACCGAACCGGGCCGTCAGCTGGTGATGGAGGTTCGCAGCCCGGCCCGGGTGTCGGTCCGGTTCGTGCTGGACGTCGCGCCGGTCGACACCGGATCCCTGGTCACTGTCACGGTGAGTCTCCGGATGCCCACTCTACTGCGATCCTATGTGGTGCGGACGGCCAGGCGGGTGCAGATGTTCCGCGCGCGGGCATTGACCGAAAGGATGAGTGGCTGA